ATGTCTGTTGATATTTCCTTAGAAACTCTCTGGAATCAAGTTCTCGAACTGCTTGAAAGCCAACTTAGCCGTCCAACCTATGAAGGATGGATTAAGACAGTTGTGGCTGATGAGCTTACGGCTGATCGCTTGACTATTCGCACGCCTTCAATTTTTGCTAAAAATTGGCTGCATAAATATTATGTTCAAAATATTACGGATGCAGTCACGGAAATCCTTGGCTATCCTGTAGAAATTCATATTGAGGCGGCTCCAAGTAGTGAACCACCTACGGGTCAACCTGAGCTAAATCTTAATCTTGATGGTGCTGAGATTAGTCAAGATGGGATGTTGGAAACCGCGATCGCTGCTGAGGCAGTTCACGCCATGGCGGCGGCAATTCCTACCACGCTCAATAATGCCCAAAGTCCTCAGTCATCAGATAGCAATGGTCACGTACCACGTCCTAGCAACCTCAATGCTAAATACAATTTCAATCGTTTTGTAGTTGGTTCCACCAATCGCATGGCTCATGCGGCGGCGCTTGCCGTGTCCGAGTCCCCTGGGCGTGAATTTAATCCTTTGTTTTTATGCGGTGGTGTGGGCTTAGGCAAGACCCACCTAATGCAAGCGATCGCCCATTACCGTCTAGAAATCGAACCGAAAGCAAGAATCGCCTATGTATCGACAGAGCAGTTCACCAACGATCTAATTTCGGCAATTCGCAAAGATAGTATGCAGAGATTTCGGGAACTGTATCGCGAGATCGATATGTTGATAGTTGATGACATTCAATTTATCGAGGGTAAGGAATACACTCAGGAGGAGTTTTTCCATACTTTTAATACGCTTTACGAAACTGGTAAACAAATCGTATTAGCCAGCGATCGCCCACCTGCTCAGATTCCGCGTTTGCAAGAACGACTTTGTTCACGGTTCTCCATGGGATTGATTGCAGATATTCAAGTTCCCGATTTGGAGACACGCATGGCAATCTTGCAAAAGAAAGCTGAATACGATCATCTCAAAATCCCTGCCGATGTCCTCCATTACATCGCCGCTAGCTATACTTCCAACATTCGCGAATTGGAAGGAGCGTTAGTGCGAACTGTTGCTTATATCTCGATTTCGGGATTGCCAATGACAGTAGAAAATGTCGCACCAGTTCTCAATCCTCCCAAAGAACCTGTAGAAGTATCTGCCGAGATGGTTTTGAGCGTAGTTACGGAAATGCTGAATATAGATCTAGCCGATCTGTTAGGAAATTCACGACGCAGAGAAATCAGCCAAGCCCGTCAGTATGTGATGTATCTCATGCGTCAACACACGAATCTCAGCTTGCCCAAAATTGGTGAAGCGGTAGGCGGCAAAGACCATACAACGGTGATGTATAGTTGCGAAAAGGTCGCTCAGTTGCAATCAACTGATGGTGATATCGCGCAGTTGTTGAGGCAGTTAAGCGATCGCATCTACCTCGTTGCTCAAACTAAAAATTAACGGAATGGACAGCGCTTTGCGCTGTCTACACTTACCACACTAAAAAACTATGCAGATGATTGATTTTGCCGTAAATGGAACTTTAATGCGAGGACTAGAGTTAAATGGTAACTTGCAGAAGGTTGGGGCAGTATTTGTAAGAGAAGATGTAACAGCACCTATATATCGGCTTTGGACGATCGCCGATCGCCATCCTGCGATGCTACGAGTTAGCGAAAATGGACAAGCGATCGCCTTAGAGATCTGGTCAGTTACTCCCGATGCTTTGGGTGCAATTTTATTGTCTGAGCCTGCTGGTTTATGTATTGGCAAAATTATTTTGTCTGATGGACAAGAGGTTTTGGGTGTTCTTGGCGAACCATTTTTATGTGAAGGACAAAAGGAAATTACTTCCTATGGTGGCTGGCGAGCTTACACCGCAAGTTAAACCCAAAATCTTTTGGATATGTTAGAAAGCAACTTGTCGTTGCAACGGAACTTACTCTGAGCATCATAGAGATGGGTGCGACCTTGACATAATACGAAGATTGTAGAACAATGAAAGAATAACGAAGGAGATCAAGAAAGAAAATGTCGGCAAAGTTAATAAGTGTAGAAGGCACAAAAGTAAAAATCGAACTTACAATTGAATTGAGTGAATCGATGTTAGATAGTGAAGGTAATATTCAAGAAGGATTGAACGAAGCAGGGTGTATAGCAGCTAAGGAAGCAATGAAACATTTAGATACAGATGGTTCAGCAATAAAGCTAGGAGAGAAAACATGGCGAACAAAGGGAGAGGAAGAGAAAGCATATCAAACTCCTTACGGCGAGGTAGTAGTAGCAAGGCATGTATATCAAAGTGCGGGTGGGGGAAAAACTTATTGCCCCATGGAAAGAAACGCACGAATAGTTGTGACATCAACACCAAAGTTCGCCAAACAAATATCATCGAAAATGGCTAATGGGGTAGCAAGAGAAGTACAACGAGATTTGCGTGATAATCATGGGCGTGAGGTAGCAGTATCCTATATTCAGAGATTGAGCGAAGCGGTTGGCAGCATTGTGCAAGCAAAAGAAGAAAGTGACAATTATGAGCCGCCAGAGATAGATGTCAAGATTGAATCGGTTGGTATAGGGTTAGATGGAACCTGTATGCTGATGTGTGAAGATGGCTGGCGAGAAGCTATGGTAGGGACGATATCATTATATGATAGTGAAGGAGAACGTCAGCACACGATCTATCTGGGAGCAACACCAGAATATGGTAGGAAGCGATTTTTAGAACGATTAGAGCGAGAAATCAGACAAACAAAAGATCGATATCCTAATGCAACCTATGTAGGAATTGCTGATGGAGCCGAATCCAACTGGAAATTCTTAAATGAACACACAGAAGAGCAGATCCTCGATTTTTATCATGCTTCAGGTTATTTGGGAATACTAGCCGAAGTTCTACATCCTAAGCAAATTCCCGAACAAAAAGAATGGCTTAAAAATAGTTGTCATCAACTCAAACATGAAATCGGAAGTGCCGAAAAATTCTACAACCAGATGGTACTGGCGATGACTGAAAATAAGCTAACCGAAACCATGAGGGAAAAGCTCCAAGCTTCGATTACTTACTTTAACAATCATTTGTGGCAAATGGACTATGCTCAATTCCAACAGAAAACCTATCCGATTGGCTCTGGTGTGACCGAAGCTGCTTGCAAGACTTTAATAAAGCAACGATTATGTTGCTCTGGGATGCGTTGGAAGGACAAGGGGGCGAGCATAATTTTGAGTTTAAGAGCTTTAGTTTTAACTTCTACTCGTTGGGAGCAATTCTGGGACAATCTCAATCAGTATGGGTTTCCTGCTGCTGTCTAATAATTGTATTGTATTGAGGTCGCACCCATAGAGATAAACAAAATCAGGACACTTGTGTTCCTATCAAGAAGACCCAACGTAAACAAAACTATCTGAACTGTGTGTGGTATCAAGGATTGTCAAAAAGACCTATGAGGAGTCTTGTTCATTGGTTTACCAACTAACGGTCTAGTTGAGCCGCGCAGTCACACTTTGGCTTTTAGAAATAACCTTGATACGGTCGGCTCCAACGCAGTGTTAGCCATCCGACTGCAAGAGCTAACTAATTGATTAAAGTTAATTGAGATTCTGCAATGTACCGAACTGGTTTAGAAAGTTTTCTAACTTTACCAAGCTCAACCGCTCGATCTAACCACTTACGCATTATCTTCAAATCAGTGTTCTCGAAAATCTTAACTAACTCTTTATCGGTGCGTTCGGTTTTCAAGCTACCTATTATGTATGGCATCATAATTTGAGAAGCATCATATTTTTGGTGTTCGGATTCAATAGGCTCAGCACTCACATGGCTATTTATGCTATTTTTTCCGTTAAAATCAGACTCAAGCATAGGAGCATCTGGCAAAACGACTTCTGAATCAGGTTGGTTATTTACCTTGTTAAAGTCCAGTAAATCCCTGTAATTGTCTAGATGATATTCACTATTTGCTGAAACTGAGCTAATTTCTTGTCCATACAACAAAAAATTTTGAATTGGAAGAGGCTTTACAATTGTTTCGGAAGTAATTTCTCCAGTCTTTATTTGTTCTCTTACTTGCATTAACAAACGTCCAAGCACATTAGCACCAGTAAGAATTTCTTCGTCCTCTGGTTTAGCACCCCAAAAATCATCTTTCCTTGAATCTTCAACAATTGGCAAATCTCCTGTCTCTAGTAGAAGCTCACTAAATTTCTCCCAATTTTGAACAAGTTTTACCTGCAAACACCAACGCATTACTTTTGTTCGGACTATATCCCAGTCAACACGAGAATTATCTCGGTAAGGCTTGCTTTTCATTTTTGCTGTCATGGGACTCCGTTCAGCAATGATTAGTCTTTGGACTTCAGGTAGATGAGGGAAACGACAAGCTTGATAGAGTGCCTCAGAGGTCAAAATCTTGACTCCGTTAACATTTAACAGGTATCCACCTGCCATGTTAGACAACCCACCGAATTTTTCAGCAGTCTTACGAAAAGTAATGCATTCTAGCCTATTGTATGTTCTTGATTCAGGAAGCTTTGCTACTGCTAGCATCTTCAAAACTCCTCCAATTCAGGAATTGGCGTGATGTTAACTGTCCGAGGAAACAGGGGATACCAAGCACTTAATGGGTAAGCTTTACTGGGATCACCCCACCATAATGCCAGTGGGCAGTTATTTGCGATATTACGATATGTTATCAGAATTGCCCCAAATCCTAAAGACTCCAAATAGTCATATCCTAATGGTCGCATACTACTGTTCGGGCTTCTAGGTAGTGAAACAATGTATGCGCCAGCCTTCAAGAATGCGTACTCAATCACTTCACGGGCAGCAGGTGAAGAAAAAATACTGTCCTGAGTTGGCATATTATTAGGACGAAATAAAGGCGGGAAAGATTGATTAGACTTTTGAAGTCGCTGATTATTTACTGCATGAATATATTGATCGACAAATTGATCACCAGAGATTTCATGAGACCAGAAGCAATCAAATCTTGACGGAATCCGTCGTGAGTTGTGAAATTCATACCATTTCCAAAAATGTACTGAAATATTTCTTAGATGTGCTTGCTCCTCAATTTTTCTTTTTGAATACTCAAACCCTTCTGTATGATGTGCAAAAAATATTATGTGTAAAGTTGTTCCATGTATGGCTTTTGGCAACCAAGAAATAATGTCACGTCGCACCCTATTGCCAGAATATAAGCAATCATCAAAATAAATATAAGCAATTGGACTTCTACCACAGTCTTTAATCTCAATTCCATATAGTCTTTGAAGAAGCGAATCGCAAATGCTCAATAAATCGTTTTGACTACTACCTTTTGTTTGGATTTTCAGAAATTTTGTATTTGGCAATTTTTTGGCAGGCTCTGCCCCAAGTAGTCTTTCGGAAATTAACGCTCTATGAATAAAGACTTGAGCCTTTTCATGGGAAATATAGTAGGTTTTCAGAATACGATCTATCTGCTCAAGGATCACCATTTGAGCATTGTCGTCACAACCAAACTTGTCAAACTGAGTTACCCATCTATTCACATGACTTGGATTAATAGTGGGGATCTCGCCCTGTCGATAATCAGCGATTGTTGTTGTGATTGATTGGAGTAAAGCTTCACGCTGGTTAGTCATACTGGCATAAGACCGTAGCTAATTATTCTCTGTTGCCAGCCACTTTACAATACCGTTGCCACAAGTAACTAAAGGAGGGCTAACTATGTATTAGCCAGAATTTTTCTGTCTAATATGACTATATGGTGATTAGGCTGAAAGTCAAGTTTCTGGCTAATCACCCTAATAGGGATGTTATACAGAAAAATTCTGGCTAATTACTCTATATAGTGCATTATACAGAAAAATTCTGGCTAATTATCTAAAGAGCGTGTTAGCCCGACGATATCATGTATTATTTAGGTTAGTTACTTCATAATTACATTCGTTATTCATCTCAATCGTGGCGGTAAGGGCGTGATTAGTCCGCTTGAGCGACTTCTCTAAAAAACTGGCAACTGCAAACAAGAAGGATATTCCGCACCATGAAAAATTTGCTGTGTTGCCTCTACAAAGTCACAGACTGTTGCCTCTGACGGCAACTTTTGTGTATTTGAATGTCGCTCGATCGCAGGAAAAGCCGAACTTGTGATCGCAACACCAATCCGATGCCCTTGAGCAAAATTCTGACAGGTGGGACGCAACTTAATCCGATATTCATTCACCACATCAGATTCAATCCATTCAGGCTCAGTCCATGATTTACGGAACTTAGCGCGTAAAACACCCATCGACACTAGCATTTGCTTACCATCGGGATAAATATCTAAGAGCTTAATCACCCAATCCGTATCAGGAGCAGTAGTAGCCGCATAAAGAATAAATTCGGGAATACCTGCGATCGCTATCTCTTCATCCAGTTCTGCACTCTCATAAACCAATGCATCCCAACGATGATGCACATGACGCTGATCATAGAATCCATAGGGTGTAGCAGGATTGGGATTACGCGGATCGTAGACGTAGATATCGGGTAATTGATGATTGATGATTGGGGGGTGGTCGCTTAGTTGTTTTTGGGAAGAGAGATAGAATACTTTTGTGCGAGTATCTTTTGGGAATTCTGGTAAATCTAGCCAGTGATTTTTGCCCATAAAAAACATTTGAACGGGAGCGCGATCGCAGATTCCATTCTCAATTCCTTTTAACCAAAAATCAAACCAATCCACTTGCAATTGATCAATTTTAGAAACAGCCGCTTCACCAAAATCAATCTCACCGACTTTCGGTAGCCAAGGCATATGCTGCCAAGGTGCAACTACTAAATGCTGCGGTTTCGTAGTTGCGGATTTCGCTTGGTGATAGGTGTTAATCGTCGCCTCAATAAAAATATCTGCCCATCCCGCAATGTGTAAAGCAGGTAAATCATAGCGATCAAAATAACTGAGAGGATTTAGCTGTTGCCAATATTGATCATCAGCTTGCTGATTCCCAATCCAATCAAAAAAGAATTGACCAAAATCTCCAAAAGACTCATTCTTAAATAATTCTATTTCACTTAATGGCACTGTCTCTAACCATTTAGAGAACTGCTTTTGGGCTGCAAACAGGTTGGTTGCTTGTGGTTCTTTTTTTAAATACCATGCTCGATTTTGAGCTAGCTGTAAAGCCCAGCCTAAGTCAAAGTCCAGACAAAGCGCACCACCAAAATAAAACCAACCGTGATACAAGTCCGCCGTTGCCATAGTCGGACAGATTGTAACTAGTCCTTCAGGCTGTTGCACAGCAGCTTGGAATTGGGTTACCCCCTGATAGGAAAATCCATACATTCCTACCTTGCCACTACTGCCTTCTAGTTCCTTTGCACACCATTCCACTGTGTCAAATCCATCATCATATTCGCTAACAAATGGATAGAATTCACCCTCAGAAGTGCCACAACCACGCACATCTTGGATCACGACAATATAGCCTTGGCTGGCATACCAACTAGGATGAGCATAGGTACAACTAGAAGCGATCGCTCGACCATAGGGCAAGCGCATCAATAGCACGGGCAAAGGCGTGTCAACATTTTTGGGTCGATAAATGTCAGCCGTCAAGTTAATGCGATCACGCATGGGGATCTTGACTTGACGCTGAACATTAACTTGAGAATGGAATGAAGTTAATTTAGGAGGCATAAGGATATTCTAGTCCTGTTGCCAATCAGGGAAGATCTTTCTGATTTCAATCAAGAGATCATCAAGTTCTTCTAAAGCTTGGATCACATCGATGCTCAAGCTGCCCAAATTATCTTTGAGAGACAACTGCACCAATAATTCACGCTTGCTAGCGATCACCACAAATCTTTCTTTTAGAGCTTCAGGAGTAGACATATCTTAGGTAGTAGTGAGTTGTTTTGGCTTGGATTTAAGTAATATCTGATGTTACGTGGAAGTTTCTAAGACCCTCACCCCTAGCCCCTCTCCCAAAGGGCGAGGGGAACAAGAATTTTCTGGATTTTGCTCCCCCTCTCCTCTCTGGGAGAGGGGGCTGGGGGGTGAGGGCAATCTTTATTCCACGCAACATCAGTAATATTTTAGCCCAAAAGCTATAGTCCCTAATTCTGAACTTATTTTGGACTGAATAGCCAGCCTTTTTTCCAAAAGTAAAATAGCAATCCGCCAGAAATAGACATAATCAACAGCCAAAAGAACGGATATCCCAACGGCATCTTTAATTCGGGCATATTCCATGGACTCTCTGTATCAAAGTTCATTCCATAGACTCCCGACACGAAAGTAAGAGGAATAAATACCGTTGAGATGACAGTCAAGAAGCGCATGATCTCGTTGGTGCTATTGCTCAAAGATGATAGGTAAATATCCATCAAGTTGGCGGCAAGTTCGCGATAGGTCTCAACCATGTCCATTACCTGTACCGTGTGGTCATAGCAGTCTCTCAAGAAAACCCTTACCTCGCGATCAATCAAAGGGCTTTCTTCGCGAATTAGAGAATTAATTGCGTCACGCTGCGGCCAAATTGCACGACGGAGCAACAAAAGTTCACGCTTGATTTTATGGATTTTATCGAGAGTTTGGCGGGTGGGATTTTCCACCACCTCATCCTGTAAATCTTCGAGACGTTCGCCGTAGTCCTCTAGCACAGGGAAAAATCCATCAACGATCGCATCAATCAAACAATAGGCAAGATAATCAGCCTTTTGCGATCGGATTACCCCACGATTGCGATGAATCCGCTGACGAATTGGCTCAAACACGTCGTTTTCAGGTTCTTCTTGGACGGTAAGGATGTAGTTTTTGCCTAAGATTAAACTTACCTGCTCATCATAAAAACCCCGACCATCTTCACGACTCGTCACCATATGTAGAATGATCAATTCCTGTTCCTCAAAGCTCTCAACCTTGGGGCGTTGAGGAATATTGACAATATCTTCAAGGACTAACTCATGTAATTTAAACACTTTGCCTAAACGTTTTAAGACTTCTTCAGAACCCAAGCCTTGCACATCGACCCATGAGACTGATTGGCTATCTAGATAAGGAAAGCATTCTTCTGGCGTAGCAAGCTGAATGCCTAGAGCTTCATCGGCATTGTAATCAATCAAGAAGATATTGGGAATAGTCGCATCTTCATCAATGATCAGCGTTCCTGGTGGACTACCTGGTTCGGGTTCATTGAAGTCATAAAACTCTAATTCTTCATCATTTTCTTCAGAATCATCTTCGATAGGGCTAGGCTTAAATCTGGCGGGGTTGTGAAGCATGGTGAAGCGGTCATGAAATACACTTGTCAGTGTGCCACATTGTTAAGCCAAGTTCGTCTATGAAAACGCGGATAGTATAGGATTTATTTCTGAGCAGTCTCCTTAAATTACTGGGATTACCATTTTTTAGTCTATGAAATACAAAAGAAATCTAAGCAAGATCAATAAATTTAATTTGTTGGCGATCGCCTCTATTAGCATCTTAAACTCAGCTTTTGCAGTAAAAGCGATCGCGGGATCTTTACCAGATAAAATTCTGTGGGGCAAGCCTACCTGTGATGTGAGCAAGGCGGAAATTTTGCGAAAACATGAATTACGAAAATCAGCTTTAGTCATAAATCCTAGTAACACTAATGCTCAATCGCAATATCAGGCTATTGTCCAAAAACATAAGTCAGAATTACAAGCCTGTCGCGATCGCAGCAAACCCCAAACGCAAGCCACTTGGGTAAGGCTATATCCCAATGATGTTAAGTCAGGCGTTTTGGAGGATGTTTTCGACAAAATGGTAAATCGTGGCTATAACCAAGTTTTTGTCGAAGTCTTTTATGATGGGCGCGTCTTGCTCCCTGTAGCCGATAATCCGACACCTTGGCGATCGGTAATGGAGGAAGCAGTCAAAGCAGGAGAAGTGCCTGCGGATTACGATCTATGGCAAAGAGCGATCGAGATTGGCAGAGAACGAGGACTCAAGGTTTATGGTTGGTCATTTGCAATGAATTTTGGCTATGGCTATAGCGAAATCAGGGGGAAAGCGGGGGCTTTGGCTCTGAATGGTAAAGGGGAAAATAGTATTGCCAATACCAATTTCAATCGCAACTTGGTTAGCAATGGACGTGCTTTTTATGAAGATGCCTATGAAGTTGATCACTTATTTGTCGATCCCTACAGTGCGATCGCTAAAGCCGATCTGACAGCCGCTGTCAATGCTTTGATCAAACGCAATCCTGACGGGATGGTATTTGACTATGTGCGCTATCCCACTAATTCCACGGGTGAATTGATTAATAACGTCAAACAACTTTGGATTCATGGACAATCTTCGCGATCGGCTTTGCTCAATAGCATTGACAATAAAAATGTGCGTGAGCTAATGGCTCTCTATCTCAAAAATGGAGATATCACGGCTGATGATGTGATTCAGACTGAGAAAAAAATGGCGGAAGCGATCAATGTGCAACCGACTAACATTAAAAATCCTAGAGAAACTGCGGCGAACACAAAAAGGCTGCTCTGGAATATTGCTACTAATCACGCTCATCGAGGGGTGATTAATTTTGTGAATACAGTTACTCTTCCCCTCCAGCAAAGTAATATGCCGATTGGCACGGTGTTCTTTCCTAATGGCAATCGTGCTGAGGCAGGTCGGTTCGATCCGAAAATGCAGCCATGGGATCGGTTCCCTAAGTCCATGGAACGTCATCCAATGACCTATGCACTTTGTGCTGATGGTCAATGTGTTGCGGAACAAGTGGCTGAGGTTGTCCGCCAATCTGCCCCTGAGACTTTAGTTTGTCCAATCTTAGCGGGGACTTGGGGACAGGGATTTGATGGACATCCTAGCTTTGAGATTCAAACGCGAGCTATCCTTGCTAGACAACCAAAGATTAATTGCATCAGTCACTTTGTCTATTCATGGATGGAACCTGAAAGCGATCGCCTTCGCAAATTTGGAAAAGCTACAGGCTTAGAACCAGCAACTATCCCCAACTAAATTCAAAGGGAACCTATAGCGTTTTTCAGTCTAGTGAACTATGTGGTTTGCTTTCCCGCCTTTGGCGAGGAAACAAACCTTTGTAAGTAGCACATAATAATTAAAACCTAAAACCAGAAGCTGTCCCGCCCGCTACGCGGGCGGGACAGCTTACTAGGTTAAGCCTTATGGCGTAGCCATTTTGTGTTCTGGTGTAAGCAAGAAATATGCGATCGCGCTATGATGTCAATCTCATCATTCTTACACCAATTACCAAGCAAACCAACCACAAGAAAATCTTTAAAAAGGTTGCAAATCAACCTTTTTAAAGATTTTCTTAGTTTGTGCTTGATCGCAAATTGCTGTAGATAACTAATCAAGGATAATTATGAGCGCAATCTCCATTGACTTTGGTAGTAGCAACACCGTGATTGCACGATGGAATATTGCTACAGATCAACCTGAAACAATGATTTTTGAGGAGCTTAATCGTCCTGCGCCTTTAAATGGGCTTGTACCTTCGTTAATATATGTGCAGAATGCTCAAACGGAAATAGTCGAAATCGGTCAGCGCGTTATCGATCAAGGCAAAGATCGCTCTCAACCAAGATTATTTAGTCAAATCAAACGGCGGTTGGCGGCTAATGTAAATTATGTTCCTAAGCTTGATGGCGTGAAAGTGACACCTGAATGGCTAGGCAGTCAATTTTTACGTGAAATATCAAAGAAACTGCGATCGCAACAAATCTTTCCATCGGAAATCATCTTGACTGCGCCTGTCCAGTCTTACGAAAAATATTTACGCTGGCTAGAGGAATGCAGTAGTGCGATATTTGCGCCAAATTTACCGACATTACCATCACCTCGGATTCGGATTCTTGATGAACCAACGGCTGCTGCTCTCGGTTATGAAGCGATCGCACCTAGTGCTTTAGTGTTAGTCATCGACTTTGGGGGCGGTACATTGGATTTATCACTGGTGCGGCTGCCTAAGGGTGAAAATGTCGCAAAGTGGGGAGAGCAAATCGGTGTCAATCGCAGTGAATGGACAGAATATCAAGCAGAAGCGATCGCCAAAACTGGATATACAATTGGTGGCGAAGATATCGATCAATGGTTAGTCCAAGATTATTTAGAAAGAAGTGAAGATGGCACTAATGGAAGTGAAACAAACAATCTGAATATTCTTAAATTTTTAATGGAACGAATTAAGATTAACCTATCGGAAGTAGAAACCGCTTCCGAAATCTTTTTTGATCTAACTACGCAATCTACTACTGAAATCACCTATAGTCGTCAGCAATTAGAAAAGATACTAGACTATAAAGGTTTTTATCGGGTTCTCCAATCAGCAATCGATGAATTAATCAATCGCGCTTTTAATAAAGGAATTCTCAAAGGTGATATTAAACATATTCTCTTAGTTGGCGGTTGTACATTGATTCCATCGGTGGTTTTGTTTGTCGAAGACTATTTTAAAATGGGGAAAGTTTATAGTCATAAGCCCTTTGAAGCGATCGCCCATGGAGCCTTAATGCTCAGTCAAGGCGTGAGCCTTCAGGACTATCTCTTCCATTCCTATGCGATCCGCTATTGGGATCGTGCTGCGGAGCAATGGAAGTATCAACCCCTATTTCGGCGTGGGCAAGTTTATCCGACTCGTCGCCCCGTAGAGTTACTACTTAGAGCGACCCAACCAAATCAACCCGAAATTGCTCTTACCATTGGCGAAATTGAAAGTCGTCCTACAGGTGCAGCAGAAGTCAGTTTTGATGGAGATCGCCTTGTGATGCAGTTTGATCAAAAAGCCAAAGAAACTTTTCAGCCATTACAGTCTGATGCTAATGGGGCAGGAATGCCACAGGCGATCGCTCTGCTCGATCCTCTTGGTCAGCCCGACTGCGATCGGCTCAAGGTTTTATTTAGCATTAGTGAAAAACGCGAGTTATTGGTTACAGCGATCGATCTACTCACTCAACGCCAATTATTAACTAATCATCCTGTCGCCAAACTGCAATAGTCTTCACCGTTTTTGTGGTGCGGCTTCGCCGCGCCACAAAAACGTTTTTACAGCGCCAGTTCTAATAAAAAGCCCACTCGGCTGTCATAGATTAAAGGCGATCGCCGCCATTCAATTTTTGTACCTAAGCGTAAATTATTCGTAATTGCATAACTAGAAGCCAAGGTAGTCGTACTCATCTCCAGACTGCCACTGGGAGATGTAAAAGTATGGCTCAGTCGCAAATCCGAACTTTGGGGTGATAAAACTAAAATTCCCTGCAATCCTAAGTCTAATCCTGAAATTTGGGGACGATCTAGTTGATTAAATTGGCGATATCCCACAATTGGCGAAACATTCCAATAGGAACCTAATGGCAGAACATAGTAACGAATATTTGCTTGAAGTTCACTCTCACGACCACTAAACTCGGTTTGATAGCTACCACTGATAGTCAAAGGCGATCGCCCCACAAACAGATCCTCAACTCCCGCCTCAACACCCAAAGAATTATCGCGTGAGGTAAGTCCAACCCGCAGCTTGGTATTAAAGCTAGGAATACTATAAATATCTTCTAAAAGATTAGGCGGTTGATCTAACCAACGCTGTAATACAGGACTACTCTCGATCACTTGCCGA
This genomic stretch from Pseudanabaena galeata CCNP1313 harbors:
- the dnaA gene encoding chromosomal replication initiator protein DnaA, producing the protein MSVDISLETLWNQVLELLESQLSRPTYEGWIKTVVADELTADRLTIRTPSIFAKNWLHKYYVQNITDAVTEILGYPVEIHIEAAPSSEPPTGQPELNLNLDGAEISQDGMLETAIAAEAVHAMAAAIPTTLNNAQSPQSSDSNGHVPRPSNLNAKYNFNRFVVGSTNRMAHAAALAVSESPGREFNPLFLCGGVGLGKTHLMQAIAHYRLEIEPKARIAYVSTEQFTNDLISAIRKDSMQRFRELYREIDMLIVDDIQFIEGKEYTQEEFFHTFNTLYETGKQIVLASDRPPAQIPRLQERLCSRFSMGLIADIQVPDLETRMAILQKKAEYDHLKIPADVLHYIAASYTSNIRELEGALVRTVAYISISGLPMTVENVAPVLNPPKEPVEVSAEMVLSVVTEMLNIDLADLLGNSRRREISQARQYVMYLMRQHTNLSLPKIGEAVGGKDHTTVMYSCEKVAQLQSTDGDIAQLLRQLSDRIYLVAQTKN
- a CDS encoding allophanate hydrolase-related protein — its product is MQMIDFAVNGTLMRGLELNGNLQKVGAVFVREDVTAPIYRLWTIADRHPAMLRVSENGQAIALEIWSVTPDALGAILLSEPAGLCIGKIILSDGQEVLGVLGEPFLCEGQKEITSYGGWRAYTAS
- a CDS encoding ISKra4 family transposase, with the protein product MSAKLISVEGTKVKIELTIELSESMLDSEGNIQEGLNEAGCIAAKEAMKHLDTDGSAIKLGEKTWRTKGEEEKAYQTPYGEVVVARHVYQSAGGGKTYCPMERNARIVVTSTPKFAKQISSKMANGVAREVQRDLRDNHGREVAVSYIQRLSEAVGSIVQAKEESDNYEPPEIDVKIESVGIGLDGTCMLMCEDGWREAMVGTISLYDSEGERQHTIYLGATPEYGRKRFLERLEREIRQTKDRYPNATYVGIADGAESNWKFLNEHTEEQILDFYHASGYLGILAEVLHPKQIPEQKEWLKNSCHQLKHEIGSAEKFYNQMVLAMTENKLTETMREKLQASITYFNNHLWQMDYAQFQQKTYPIGSGVTEAACKTLIKQRLCCSGMRWKDKGASIILSLRALVLTSTRWEQFWDNLNQYGFPAAV
- a CDS encoding NADAR family protein, with the protein product MLAVAKLPESRTYNRLECITFRKTAEKFGGLSNMAGGYLLNVNGVKILTSEALYQACRFPHLPEVQRLIIAERSPMTAKMKSKPYRDNSRVDWDIVRTKVMRWCLQVKLVQNWEKFSELLLETGDLPIVEDSRKDDFWGAKPEDEEILTGANVLGRLLMQVREQIKTGEITSETIVKPLPIQNFLLYGQEISSVSANSEYHLDNYRDLLDFNKVNNQPDSEVVLPDAPMLESDFNGKNSINSHVSAEPIESEHQKYDASQIMMPYIIGSLKTERTDKELVKIFENTDLKIMRKWLDRAVELGKVRKLSKPVRYIAESQLTLIN
- a CDS encoding phosphoribosyltransferase-like protein, giving the protein MTNQREALLQSITTTIADYRQGEIPTINPSHVNRWVTQFDKFGCDDNAQMVILEQIDRILKTYYISHEKAQVFIHRALISERLLGAEPAKKLPNTKFLKIQTKGSSQNDLLSICDSLLQRLYGIEIKDCGRSPIAYIYFDDCLYSGNRVRRDIISWLPKAIHGTTLHIIFFAHHTEGFEYSKRKIEEQAHLRNISVHFWKWYEFHNSRRIPSRFDCFWSHEISGDQFVDQYIHAVNNQRLQKSNQSFPPLFRPNNMPTQDSIFSSPAAREVIEYAFLKAGAYIVSLPRSPNSSMRPLGYDYLESLGFGAILITYRNIANNCPLALWWGDPSKAYPLSAWYPLFPRTVNITPIPELEEF